The following coding sequences lie in one Bacteroidota bacterium genomic window:
- a CDS encoding penicillin acylase family protein has product MKKWQKVLLGVLVVLLALAGFAWLALGYISRSALPDYNKDVQLSGLKAGVEVFRDERGVPHVYAQNSHDLYMVTGYLMAQDRLWQMDLLRRVTLGRLSEIFGADMVEADQLLRALRMSDKSLMVIDSLDASMRSDLEAFASGVNQCIAHLGKKLPPEFTILGYKPEPWQVVHTVNLIGYMAWDLAGSWQNEVVLHKLRSRMPEEKWLQLFPDMKLQNTYVYSDNQSFTLLEAGLKLTGLGLEIRNGSNNWALSGERTVSGNAMLANDMHLGFGLPGIWYQIHQTVEGEFSVAGVALPGAPAVICGHNEHIAWGMTNLYVDEMDFFTEKLNEEGTHYFFNGEWQPLELRKEKIAIKGGDTLLKINAFTHRGPVISGFKGVENEAISMRWTGNDYSNELRTIMLLNRARNWNDFRNAVRTFGAVAQNIVYADAEGNIGLQVTGNVPVRKAGNAVFVYPGDTNAYDWTGAVPFEELPYEFNPERGYVSSANNRTTGPDYPYYIGYWYDNSARIDRIREMIESQDKLDVEDFMNMHVDQTSVFAPSYVKTIVPILKNSSDLSPLASTATSLLENWDFSMRAEAPQPAIFEGFYRHFMAELLKDETGELFTELGGGLLRHIFAQTFNNPSSSLVDNINTPEVEDFETLVCKSFEAAVKELEQKLGSEPQSWKWGDIHQLTLSHPMGKVKALDKLLGLNKGPYPVGGSFHTVNPMGYSFHKNYNVTHGASQRHIYNTGNWEQSFTVIPTGASGIPASRYYASQREMFLKRGVLSRTLATRTGGVGSKVQSCFHAGKLKRKKRVAPLFSLHPEIYLEGLWV; this is encoded by the coding sequence ATGAAGAAGTGGCAAAAGGTCTTACTTGGGGTGCTTGTGGTCCTGCTGGCACTTGCCGGCTTTGCCTGGCTGGCATTGGGCTACATCAGCCGCAGCGCGCTCCCCGATTACAACAAAGATGTGCAGCTGAGCGGACTGAAGGCGGGTGTTGAGGTGTTTCGCGACGAAAGGGGAGTGCCACATGTGTATGCACAGAATTCCCACGATCTTTACATGGTGACCGGCTACCTGATGGCCCAGGACAGGCTCTGGCAGATGGATCTGCTGCGACGTGTCACCCTGGGTCGCCTGTCAGAAATTTTCGGAGCGGATATGGTTGAAGCCGACCAGCTGCTCAGGGCTTTGCGCATGTCGGACAAATCGCTTATGGTTATCGACAGCCTGGATGCTTCCATGCGATCGGACCTGGAGGCTTTTGCGTCGGGGGTCAACCAGTGCATCGCCCATCTCGGAAAAAAACTGCCACCTGAGTTTACCATCCTTGGCTACAAACCCGAACCCTGGCAGGTTGTCCATACGGTGAACCTGATCGGCTACATGGCCTGGGACCTCGCCGGATCGTGGCAAAACGAGGTGGTTCTGCACAAGCTCCGTTCCAGAATGCCTGAAGAAAAATGGTTGCAGCTGTTTCCCGATATGAAACTTCAAAACACCTATGTGTATTCTGATAATCAAAGTTTTACACTACTTGAAGCCGGATTAAAACTGACGGGTCTTGGGCTGGAAATACGCAACGGAAGCAACAACTGGGCATTGTCGGGCGAACGCACCGTTTCGGGCAATGCCATGCTTGCCAACGATATGCACCTTGGTTTTGGATTGCCGGGCATCTGGTACCAAATCCACCAGACCGTCGAAGGAGAATTTTCTGTTGCCGGGGTTGCACTGCCTGGTGCACCTGCTGTGATTTGCGGCCACAACGAACATATTGCCTGGGGCATGACCAACCTTTATGTGGACGAAATGGACTTTTTTACCGAAAAACTGAATGAAGAAGGAACCCATTATTTCTTCAACGGTGAATGGCAGCCTCTGGAGTTGCGCAAGGAGAAGATTGCCATCAAAGGCGGCGACACGCTGCTGAAAATCAATGCATTTACGCACAGGGGGCCAGTCATCTCAGGTTTTAAGGGCGTTGAAAATGAAGCCATCTCAATGCGCTGGACGGGCAATGATTACAGCAACGAACTGCGCACAATTATGTTGCTCAACCGTGCCCGCAACTGGAACGACTTTCGCAATGCCGTGCGTACGTTTGGTGCCGTGGCACAAAATATTGTTTATGCTGATGCAGAGGGCAACATCGGCCTGCAGGTAACCGGAAATGTGCCTGTGCGTAAAGCCGGAAATGCCGTTTTCGTCTATCCGGGCGATACCAATGCCTACGACTGGACAGGCGCTGTGCCTTTTGAGGAATTGCCCTACGAGTTCAATCCCGAAAGGGGATATGTTTCTTCGGCCAACAACAGAACCACCGGGCCGGATTATCCTTATTATATCGGGTACTGGTACGACAATTCCGCACGGATTGACCGCATCAGGGAAATGATCGAATCGCAGGATAAGCTGGATGTGGAAGATTTTATGAACATGCATGTGGATCAGACCAGCGTCTTTGCACCTTCATATGTAAAAACCATTGTGCCGATTCTAAAAAATTCGAGCGATCTGAGCCCGCTGGCTTCAACAGCCACGTCTTTGCTCGAAAATTGGGACTTTTCCATGCGGGCTGAAGCCCCCCAGCCTGCAATATTCGAAGGTTTTTACAGGCATTTTATGGCTGAACTGCTTAAGGATGAAACCGGAGAGCTTTTCACCGAGCTGGGTGGAGGCCTGCTTCGTCACATTTTTGCACAGACCTTTAATAATCCATCGTCTTCACTGGTTGATAACATAAACACCCCTGAGGTTGAAGATTTTGAGACACTTGTGTGCAAAAGCTTCGAGGCTGCAGTGAAAGAGCTGGAACAAAAGCTCGGATCGGAGCCACAATCATGGAAATGGGGCGACATACATCAACTTACGCTGAGCCACCCCATGGGCAAGGTGAAAGCGCTCGACAAATTGCTTGGCCTGAATAAAGGGCCTTATCCGGTTGGCGGAAGCTTTCACACCGTGAACCCAATGGGATATAGTTTCCACAAAAATTACAATGTCACACATGGGGCTTCGCAGCGCCACATCTACAATACCGGAAACTGGGAACAGTCGTTCACAGTGATTCCCACGGGCGCATCGGGCATTCCGGCAAGCAGGTATTATGCCTCGCAAAGGGAGATGTTTCTGAAAAGGGGAGTATTATCGCGAACCCTGGCAACGCGAACAGGTGGAGTCGGCAGCAAAGTACAAAGCTGCTTTCATGCCGGCAAACTAAAACGAAAAAAGCGGGTTGCCCCGCTTTTTTCTTTACATCCGGAAATATACCTTGAAGGTCTGTGGGTTTGA
- a CDS encoding leucyl/phenylalanyl-tRNA--protein transferase: protein MPVYRLDHTLRFPSPHKAMPGGLLAVGGDLSVERLIAAYSRGIFPWSNPGEPLLWWSPDPRMMMLPGELYVTKSMRKIMRDQVFDIRFDTSFEDVIMYCARSSGRAAQGTWISDELRQAFVQLHRLGLAHSVEAWKEGQLVGGLYGLALGACFFGESMFYLTPNASKAAFIGLVKFLESHGFMMIDAQQETPHLASLGAKARPRSEFLMLLADALKKPTLIGKWNSPAQDFVSLTF from the coding sequence ATGCCGGTTTACAGGCTGGATCACACCTTAAGGTTTCCTTCGCCACATAAAGCCATGCCCGGTGGCCTGCTTGCCGTTGGGGGCGATCTCAGTGTGGAGCGCCTGATAGCGGCCTACTCCAGAGGTATTTTTCCGTGGTCAAATCCCGGTGAGCCGCTTTTGTGGTGGTCGCCCGACCCCCGGATGATGATGCTCCCTGGAGAATTGTATGTGACCAAGTCGATGAGGAAAATCATGCGCGACCAGGTGTTCGACATACGTTTTGATACCAGTTTTGAGGATGTGATAATGTATTGTGCCCGCTCATCCGGCAGGGCAGCCCAGGGCACCTGGATCAGCGATGAACTCCGGCAGGCTTTTGTTCAACTCCATCGGCTCGGTCTTGCCCATTCGGTCGAAGCCTGGAAGGAGGGGCAACTCGTAGGAGGTCTGTATGGCCTGGCGCTGGGTGCCTGCTTTTTTGGCGAAAGCATGTTTTATCTCACACCAAATGCTTCCAAGGCAGCCTTCATCGGGCTGGTGAAATTTCTTGAAAGCCATGGTTTTATGATGATCGACGCCCAGCAGGAAACGCCCCATCTGGCCAGCCTGGGCGCAAAGGCACGCCCACGTTCCGAATTTCTGATGCTCTTAGCCGATGCCTTGAAAAAACCTACCCTCATCGGAAAATGGAACAGCCCGGCTCAGGATTTTGTATCTTTAACCTTTTGA
- a CDS encoding NAD-dependent deacylase yields the protein MKQDLAREVAGILLRSRHTLAFTGAGISVESGIPPFRGSGGIWDNYDPRLLEIGFFVLNPARSWEAIKEIFYGKFRGAKPNAAHLTLAKWQKNGILRRVITQNIDNLHQEAGSENVIEFHGNAQRLSCLDCQRQYPIDPILIARAVPSCPKCGGLLKPDFIFFGEGIPHDAYHESFAEATGCDCMLIIGTSGEVAPANQIPITAASNGAFIIEINTEISTYSKHVSNLIVREPSGSFLPAVDQFINNIPA from the coding sequence ATGAAACAGGATCTGGCCAGGGAGGTTGCAGGCATATTGCTCCGAAGCCGGCACACATTAGCTTTTACTGGCGCCGGCATCTCAGTCGAAAGCGGAATACCTCCATTCAGAGGCAGTGGTGGCATCTGGGATAATTACGACCCACGATTGCTCGAAATTGGCTTCTTCGTGCTCAACCCCGCCCGATCGTGGGAAGCCATAAAAGAAATTTTCTACGGTAAGTTCCGCGGAGCCAAACCTAATGCCGCACACCTTACCCTGGCCAAATGGCAAAAAAACGGCATCCTGCGAAGGGTCATCACCCAAAATATCGACAACCTGCATCAGGAAGCAGGATCTGAGAACGTGATTGAATTTCATGGCAATGCGCAACGACTGAGCTGCCTCGACTGTCAACGGCAATATCCCATCGACCCCATTCTCATCGCGCGTGCCGTGCCATCGTGCCCCAAATGCGGTGGTTTGCTCAAACCCGATTTTATCTTTTTTGGCGAAGGAATTCCACATGATGCTTACCACGAATCTTTTGCTGAAGCCACAGGCTGCGATTGCATGCTCATCATCGGCACCTCAGGCGAAGTGGCTCCCGCCAATCAAATCCCCATCACCGCTGCCTCAAATGGCGCCTTCATCATCGAAATCAATACTGAAATTTCCACTTACAGCAAACACGTCAGCAACCTGATCGTGCGCGAGCCTTCCGGCAGCTTCCTTCCTGCAGTGGATCAATTTATTAACAATATCCCAGCCTGA
- a CDS encoding agmatine deiminase family protein, which produces MFIKLSRYLFLSILAALGAFALKAQVAVINPAEFEKNEGILLVWDYAPSRDSITANIARAAQQAGKVWIIYYPGQAPWDTAQIRNYLYSRGVLPLNLYFIPGWTETLWVRDFGPAVLYGDFGQGSERFIVDMGYSAYGRPKDDSIPSQLANLWGWHKQNFSIQIEGGNLMFDGLKRGFASKRVLAQNPQYSASLLRNMFIDRFQVDDFVFLENLNNSGGGIWKHIDMWMKVLDYETILVSSYPEHLPDYPVIEQNVNYLRSLLNAFGKPYTIIRIPAPPKADGTWATTQNDEMRTYTNSLIINNTVIVPSYNLPEYDNLAKQIYEQAMPGYKIVMVDSRNLTTLGGAIHCITREIPAPKFARITHRKVIGSQTYSPEFYIYSNCSSNSAIQRMWLYYKKNQQTEYTRVPVYMACPENIGIIEGLMPGDTVSYYLEAITAHGNVTYPLAAPAGNFTFWFDQAVGIAETHPASRLHVFPQPAKEGFYVHIAGESGPARLSIFDASGRMVYQNDAYLPGTHVNPGLRPGYYLLLLQNGVEQYKSKLSISH; this is translated from the coding sequence ATGTTCATAAAATTATCCCGATACCTGTTTTTATCCATTTTGGCAGCCCTGGGAGCCTTCGCCCTCAAAGCTCAGGTAGCAGTGATCAATCCGGCCGAGTTCGAAAAAAATGAGGGCATCCTGTTGGTCTGGGACTACGCCCCTTCGCGCGATTCCATCACCGCAAATATTGCCAGGGCCGCCCAGCAGGCCGGCAAAGTATGGATCATATATTATCCCGGACAAGCCCCCTGGGACACGGCACAGATTCGCAATTATCTGTACAGCAGGGGGGTACTACCTCTGAATTTGTACTTTATCCCCGGTTGGACCGAAACCCTCTGGGTGCGCGATTTCGGACCGGCTGTGCTCTATGGCGATTTTGGCCAGGGTTCCGAGCGGTTCATTGTCGATATGGGCTACAGTGCTTATGGCCGCCCGAAAGACGACTCCATTCCGTCGCAACTGGCCAATCTTTGGGGCTGGCACAAACAGAATTTCTCTATTCAGATCGAAGGAGGAAACCTGATGTTCGATGGTCTGAAACGAGGCTTTGCTTCAAAACGTGTGCTAGCTCAAAATCCCCAGTATTCTGCCTCATTGCTTCGAAATATGTTCATCGACCGCTTTCAGGTGGACGATTTTGTGTTTCTCGAAAACCTGAACAATTCGGGAGGAGGAATCTGGAAGCATATCGACATGTGGATGAAAGTGCTTGATTACGAGACGATTCTTGTATCGTCCTATCCCGAACATCTGCCGGATTATCCTGTGATCGAACAAAATGTCAATTATCTTCGCAGCCTGCTGAATGCTTTTGGCAAACCATATACCATTATCCGCATTCCGGCACCACCCAAAGCCGATGGCACCTGGGCCACCACCCAGAACGACGAAATGCGCACCTACACCAACTCGCTCATCATCAACAATACGGTTATCGTTCCATCGTACAACCTGCCCGAGTATGACAATCTGGCCAAACAAATCTACGAGCAGGCCATGCCGGGTTACAAAATTGTGATGGTAGATTCGCGCAACCTCACCACCCTCGGAGGAGCCATACATTGCATCACGCGTGAAATCCCTGCACCTAAATTTGCCCGTATCACTCATCGCAAAGTGATTGGCAGTCAGACCTATTCGCCCGAATTTTACATTTACAGCAACTGCTCATCCAATTCTGCAATCCAGCGGATGTGGCTTTACTACAAAAAGAACCAACAGACAGAGTACACCAGGGTGCCGGTTTACATGGCCTGCCCCGAAAATATCGGGATCATCGAAGGACTGATGCCCGGCGACACCGTGAGTTATTATCTGGAAGCAATCACTGCCCACGGCAACGTAACCTATCCTCTGGCTGCACCGGCCGGCAACTTTACATTCTGGTTCGATCAGGCTGTGGGTATCGCTGAAACCCACCCGGCCAGCCGCCTGCATGTATTCCCGCAACCGGCAAAAGAAGGATTCTACGTTCACATTGCTGGTGAATCAGGTCCCGCCCGGCTCAGTATTTTCGATGCAAGCGGCAGAATGGTTTACCAAAACGATGCCTATCTGCCCGGAACCCACGTCAATCCCGGACTTCGCCCAGGCTACTATCTGCTTTTGCTGCAAAACGGTGTTGAACAATACAAAAGCAAACTAAGCATCAGCCACTGA
- a CDS encoding glutathione peroxidase, producing the protein MKHLIMFSFLLIGIVTVQAQKSFHDFVVTDIDGKPFAMSSLKGKKVMVVNTASKCGLTPQYAKLEKLYEQYGGDKFVIVGFPANNFMGQEPGTNEEIKAFCSENYGVSFPMMSKISVKGNDMHPLYKWLTTKALNGVEDSSVSWNFQKYLIDENGRLVKVLSPRTDPLDKEIVDWIKGS; encoded by the coding sequence ATGAAACACCTGATCATGTTTAGCTTTCTTCTCATAGGCATCGTCACAGTGCAGGCCCAGAAATCATTCCATGATTTTGTGGTAACCGATATTGACGGAAAACCCTTTGCCATGTCGAGCCTGAAAGGAAAAAAGGTGATGGTAGTCAACACAGCCTCCAAATGCGGACTTACTCCCCAGTACGCCAAACTCGAAAAGCTTTATGAGCAGTACGGCGGCGATAAGTTTGTCATCGTTGGCTTTCCGGCAAACAATTTTATGGGACAGGAACCCGGTACCAACGAAGAAATCAAGGCATTCTGTTCCGAAAACTATGGAGTAAGCTTTCCGATGATGTCGAAAATCTCGGTCAAAGGAAACGACATGCATCCTTTGTACAAATGGCTCACCACCAAAGCGCTCAACGGGGTGGAAGACAGCAGTGTCAGCTGGAATTTTCAGAAATACCTCATTGACGAAAACGGTCGTCTTGTAAAAGTACTGAGCCCGCGCACCGACCCGCTTGACAAAGAAATTGTGGATTGGATCAAAGGCAGCTGA
- a CDS encoding nucleoside deaminase: MDQEYFMQEAIRLAALNVAQGGGGPFGAVIVKDNQIVGVGRNRVTSSGDPTAHAEVVAIRDACRNLGTYNLEGCTIFSSCEPCPMCLGAIYWARLSRLFYAATRHDAAIAGFDDEWLYTQIQLDPAERSLPATNIMRDRAVEVFQAWVQSENKIPY, translated from the coding sequence ATGGATCAGGAATATTTTATGCAGGAAGCAATCCGGCTGGCAGCTTTGAACGTAGCGCAGGGTGGGGGAGGCCCGTTTGGAGCTGTGATTGTGAAAGATAATCAGATTGTCGGTGTGGGCCGGAACAGGGTGACTTCTTCGGGCGACCCCACCGCTCATGCCGAAGTGGTAGCCATACGCGATGCCTGCCGGAACCTTGGTACCTACAACCTGGAAGGCTGCACTATTTTTTCCAGCTGCGAACCCTGTCCCATGTGCCTTGGCGCCATCTACTGGGCTCGCCTGAGCAGGCTGTTTTATGCCGCTACCCGCCATGATGCAGCAATAGCAGGTTTTGACGATGAATGGCTTTATACCCAGATACAACTCGACCCTGCAGAGCGCAGCCTGCCTGCCACAAACATCATGCGCGACCGGGCGGTGGAAGTGTTCCAGGCCTGGGTTCAAAGCGAGAATAAAATACCTTATTGA
- a CDS encoding thymidylate synthase, with product MQQYLDLLKFVLENGVRKSDRTGTGTISIFGYQMRFDLSEGFPLLTTKKLHTRSIIHELLWFLKGDTNIRYLNENKVTIWDEWADANGDLGPVYGAQWRNWNGEGIDQISQLIEGIRTNPDSRRHVVSAWNPSVLPVAGKSFSENVALGKAALPPCHAMFQFYVANNRLSCQMYQRSADIFLGVPFNIASYALLTMMVAQVCELEPGEFILTLGDAHIYLNHIEQVKLQLSREPRPLPRMTLNPRVKNIFDFRFEDFTLIGYDPHPHIKGDIAV from the coding sequence ATGCAACAATACCTCGACCTCCTGAAGTTTGTACTCGAGAACGGTGTACGTAAGTCCGACCGTACCGGAACCGGAACCATCAGCATTTTTGGATACCAGATGCGTTTCGACCTGTCGGAAGGCTTCCCCTTGCTTACTACCAAAAAGCTGCATACACGTTCCATCATCCACGAGCTTTTATGGTTTCTGAAAGGAGACACCAATATCCGTTACCTCAACGAGAACAAAGTGACAATATGGGACGAATGGGCTGATGCCAATGGCGACCTTGGCCCGGTGTATGGTGCCCAGTGGCGGAACTGGAATGGCGAGGGCATTGATCAGATCAGCCAGCTTATTGAAGGCATCCGAACCAACCCCGACAGCCGAAGGCATGTGGTTAGCGCATGGAACCCGTCGGTGCTGCCGGTTGCCGGCAAATCGTTCAGCGAAAATGTAGCCCTTGGTAAAGCTGCATTGCCTCCCTGCCATGCCATGTTTCAGTTTTATGTGGCCAACAACAGGCTATCGTGCCAGATGTATCAGCGCAGCGCCGATATCTTTCTGGGAGTGCCTTTCAATATTGCCTCCTATGCCTTGCTCACTATGATGGTGGCTCAGGTTTGCGAACTTGAGCCGGGCGAGTTTATCCTCACCCTGGGCGATGCACATATCTATCTGAACCATATTGAGCAGGTAAAACTGCAGCTCAGCCGCGAACCGCGCCCCTTACCCAGGATGACACTTAATCCCCGGGTGAAAAATATATTTGACTTCAGGTTCGAAGATTTCACCCTCATAGGTTACGACCCGCACCCGCACATCAAAGGAGATATCGCCGTATGA
- a CDS encoding serine hydrolase, whose amino-acid sequence MKHYLTTLFFLFLACQLFAQPDKNTLHQLDEYYLRALAEWNVPGMAVAITTGDSIIFAKGYGVTDISTRQAVDEHTLFAVASNTKAFTAAALALLVEQNKLRWNDKVRQYLPWFALYDPYVSDQMTIRDLLTHRSGLKTFSGDLIWYGSTYSRREVIEKARYLKPAFGFREQFGYSNIMYIAAGELIPAITGQSWDDFVRTNLLNPLEMNRSTLHVSELARLQNVAQPHTYVDGKLRQIPWVDWDNMGPAGSLISSASDMARWLQMHLGNGTYQQKQILDPESVRAMQQSVTPLPVSKAFEERFPGTHFRSYGLGWSMFDYHGQKIVTHNGGYDGMISQTVLIPRENIGFVILTNALSNMYYPLMYKTLDLLLNLPDLRDWSTEILAQRKQNEQKAKEERARLESERIKNTRPSLPLAAYEGFYGSPVYDSISVYQKDGQMWLQMMRTPDFIARLTHWHYDTFEMEFITQPSLPKGFATFGLDRSGKVTSMELFLDNPDFDFTELAPRRLSP is encoded by the coding sequence ATGAAACATTACCTTACCACACTTTTCTTCCTGTTTCTTGCCTGCCAGCTTTTTGCACAGCCCGACAAAAATACCCTGCACCAACTCGACGAATATTACCTTAGGGCACTGGCCGAATGGAATGTGCCGGGTATGGCCGTGGCCATCACCACCGGCGACAGCATCATATTTGCAAAAGGATACGGAGTGACCGACATCAGCACCCGGCAGGCTGTGGACGAACATACCCTGTTTGCCGTTGCCAGCAATACAAAAGCCTTTACCGCTGCAGCTCTGGCTCTGCTTGTGGAACAGAATAAACTCAGGTGGAACGACAAAGTCAGACAATACCTTCCCTGGTTTGCACTTTACGATCCCTATGTTTCTGATCAGATGACGATTCGCGACCTGCTGACGCACCGCTCCGGCCTGAAAACATTCTCGGGCGACCTGATCTGGTATGGCAGCACCTACTCCCGCCGCGAAGTCATCGAAAAGGCGCGCTACCTCAAACCCGCATTCGGATTCAGGGAGCAATTCGGATATTCCAACATCATGTACATTGCTGCCGGCGAACTCATTCCCGCCATCACCGGGCAGTCGTGGGACGATTTTGTCCGCACAAACCTGCTGAACCCATTGGAAATGAATCGCTCCACCCTGCATGTGAGCGAACTTGCCCGATTGCAGAATGTAGCCCAGCCCCATACCTATGTGGACGGAAAACTGCGTCAGATTCCCTGGGTCGACTGGGACAATATGGGACCTGCTGGCTCATTAATCTCAAGCGCTTCGGACATGGCGCGTTGGCTGCAAATGCACCTTGGCAATGGCACATACCAGCAAAAACAGATTCTCGACCCCGAAAGTGTAAGGGCTATGCAGCAGTCTGTAACCCCGTTACCGGTTTCGAAAGCCTTCGAAGAACGCTTCCCCGGCACACATTTCAGGTCTTATGGCCTCGGATGGAGCATGTTCGATTACCACGGACAAAAAATCGTGACGCACAACGGAGGCTACGATGGTATGATCTCGCAAACCGTACTCATTCCACGCGAAAACATTGGCTTTGTGATTCTTACAAATGCACTGTCGAACATGTACTACCCCTTGATGTACAAAACCCTCGACCTGCTGCTCAATTTGCCGGACCTGCGCGACTGGAGTACCGAAATTTTGGCTCAACGCAAACAAAACGAGCAAAAAGCAAAGGAAGAACGCGCCCGTCTGGAATCAGAACGCATTAAAAACACCAGACCTTCGCTTCCTCTTGCGGCCTACGAAGGTTTCTACGGCAGTCCGGTGTACGACAGCATCAGTGTATATCAAAAGGACGGTCAGATGTGGTTGCAGATGATGCGCACGCCCGACTTTATTGCCAGGCTGACACATTGGCATTATGATACTTTTGAAATGGAATTCATCACTCAGCCATCACTACCCAAAGGTTTTGCTACCTTCGGGCTCGACCGCAGCGGCAAGGTGACCAGTATGGAATTGTTTCTTGACAATCCCGACTTCGATTTTACCGAACTCGCACCAAGGAGACTTTCTCCATGA
- a CDS encoding dihydrofolate reductase, whose product MSNPCRLIIIVAMARNGVIGKGNKLPWHLPSDLKRFKSLTLGHTVVMGRKTFESLPNGPLPGRHNVVLTRKQIAPADNLSVVHSAEEVLKLAGTNTLYIIGGGEVYHQFLPLVCRLELTVIDADFEGDTFFPVVDSAQWKVVAEQPFTDEKSGLRGWYRSLERL is encoded by the coding sequence ATGAGCAATCCCTGCAGGCTGATTATCATAGTGGCCATGGCCCGAAACGGGGTCATTGGCAAGGGTAACAAACTTCCGTGGCACCTCCCTTCCGACCTCAAAAGGTTTAAGTCATTAACCCTGGGGCATACCGTGGTCATGGGGCGAAAAACATTCGAATCCCTGCCCAATGGTCCGCTCCCGGGCCGCCATAACGTAGTACTGACCCGTAAACAAATCGCACCTGCCGACAATCTTTCGGTGGTTCACAGTGCAGAGGAGGTGCTGAAGCTTGCCGGAACTAACACCTTATATATTATAGGTGGTGGTGAGGTTTACCATCAGTTCCTCCCGCTTGTCTGCCGGCTTGAGCTTACCGTAATAGATGCAGATTTTGAGGGAGACACATTCTTCCCTGTGGTAGATTCTGCACAATGGAAAGTGGTTGCCGAACAGCCGTTTACCGATGAAAAATCTGGTCTTCGCGGCTGGTATCGCAGCCTGGAGCGTTTGTAG